The Planktothrix agardhii NIES-204 genomic interval GTTGCAATGACTCGTTTCTTGATACTATTTTAATCAATTGCCAATCTGTGCATAAAATAATCGATTCCTAAACAAAGGGAGCTTTAAGGGAGATATGTCTTACTCTCAAACACAAACCAAGTCCAAGTCTGGCTATAAAGCTGGTGTACAGGACTATAAACTGACCTATTACACGCCTGACTATACACCAAAAGATACAGACGTTCTGGCTGCCTTTCGGATGAGTCCTCAACCTGGAGTCCCCCCGGAAGAAGCTGGTGCTGCTGTTGCTGCTGAATCCTCGACTGGAACTTGGACAACGGTGTGGACGGACTTACTGACTGACCTCGACCGCTATAAAGGTCGTTGCTATGAAGTCGAACCCGTTCCCGGTGAAGATAACCAATATATCTGCTACGTTGCCTATCCTCTGGATCTGTTTGAAGAAGGTTCCGTTACCAACTTACTGACATCTTTAGTCGGTAACGTATTTGGTTTCAAAGCCCTGCGGTCACTGCGTTTAGAAGATTTACGCATCCCCATCGCTTACCTGAAAACCTTCCAAGGCCCTCCTCACGGGATTACCGTTGAGCGCGATAAATTAAACAAATACGGTCGTCCTCTGCTCGGTTGTACGATTAAACCCAAACTCGGTCTGTCTGCGAAAAACTACGGTCGCGCCGTTTATGAAGTTCTGCGCGGTGGTTTAGACTTCACCAAAGACGACGAAAACATCAACTCCCAGCCCTTCATGCGCTGGCGCGATCGCTTCCTGTTCGTTCAAGAAGCCATCGAAAAAGCTCAAGCAGAAACCGGGGAAATCAAAGGCCACTACTTAAACGTGACCGCCCCCACCTGCGAAGAAATGATGGAACGGGCTGAATTCGCTAAAGAAATCAAAACCCCG includes:
- the rbcL gene encoding ribulose bisophosphate carboxylase; the protein is MSYSQTQTKSKSGYKAGVQDYKLTYYTPDYTPKDTDVLAAFRMSPQPGVPPEEAGAAVAAESSTGTWTTVWTDLLTDLDRYKGRCYEVEPVPGEDNQYICYVAYPLDLFEEGSVTNLLTSLVGNVFGFKALRSLRLEDLRIPIAYLKTFQGPPHGITVERDKLNKYGRPLLGCTIKPKLGLSAKNYGRAVYEVLRGGLDFTKDDENINSQPFMRWRDRFLFVQEAIEKAQAETGEIKGHYLNVTAPTCEEMMERAEFAKEIKTPIIMHDYLTGGFTANTSLAKWCRRNGILLHIHRAMHAVIDRQKNHGIHFRVLAKCLRMSGGDHLHSGTVVGKLEGEKGITMGFVDLMREDHVEVDRSRGIYFTQDWASMPGVMPVASGGIHVWHMPALVEIFGDDSCLQFGGGTLGHPWGNAPGATANRVALEACVQARNEGRNLMREGGDVIREACKWSPELAVACELWKEIKFEFESMDTV